DNA from Variovorax sp. V213:
TGCGCCATTTTCACGGAAGAAGCGGTCAATCATGGGCATTTCCTCCACGCAGGGAGGACACCACGTTGCCCAAAAGTTGAGCAGCAGCGGCTTGCCGCGCAGATCGGCAAACACCAATTCGCCGCCCTCGGGTCTCTCGAACCGCTGGGTCCAGAAAGCGGCATCGAGGGCTTCGCCCTTCGCTCCGCTGCCGCGCTCACGCCACCACGCGCCGCCCAGGCCCGCCGCAGCGGCCGCGACCGCCACGCCGCCGTAAAGAAGGCGGCGCCGTGTGGGCGAAGAAATCATTCACTTGTCCTTTTCTTTTTCAATCAGCCGGCGCAGCGCGGCCAGGTCGCCACGCGGCACGCGGCCCTGGGCGTCGGGCCGAAGCGCTCCGCGCAGATCGTCGAGGTCGTACACCAGCAGGTGCACCCCGATCTCTTCGCCGAGCGCGCGGCTCGCGGCGTGCACGCTGAGCGCTTCCACCTGCTCGCCATGAAAACCGGTCACCATCCGCGGCTCGTAGTCCACATGGTGGTCGATCAATGCAATTTCGGCCGACTTGGAATCATCGCAGAACAATTGAATGTAAATGTCTGACAGCCGCGTGGCGGTGCCGTGCCAGACGGCGCCTCCCACGTGGGGACGGAACGCGGCCATGCGCTCCATCCATTCGAGCGCGAGCAGCCGCAAGGCATGCAACTCCTGCGGCTGGGTGTCGGCGCAATAGAGCGCAATGTAATCGCGGACTTCGGCTTCCACCTCGTCGTTGTTGGGCAGCGGGGTGCGTGACGACAGGCCCAGGTCGCGCAGCGCCCGGCGCTTGGCCGGGCCGTACTCCAGCCCCTCTTCGACCACGAGGCGGGCTGCTGCAGCGGCAATCTCACGCTTGGACGCGTCCATCGGCACATTTTGCCCGCAGACGGCGCGCTTCACACGAACATCGGTACAAAGGCCAAGCCGCAGGGCGAGGCGGCGCATGCCGTCTCCCTAGAATCGCCTGATGCACATTCATATTCTTGGCATTTGCGGCACGTTCATGGGCGGATTGGCCGCCCTGGCGCGCGAAGCGGGCCACCGGGTCACCGGCTGCGACGCCGGCGTGTACCCGCCCATGAGCGACCAGCTTCGCTCGCTCGGCATCGACCTGATCGAAGGCTTCGCTGCCGACCAGCTCGCACTTTCGCCCGACATGTTCGTGGTCGGCAACGTGGTGTCGAGGGCCCGGCTTCCCGACGGCACGCCCAAGTTTCCGCTGATGGAAGCCATCCTCGACGCCGGCAAGCCCTACACCAGCGGCCCGCAATGGCTGGCCGAGCAGGTACTGCAGGGGCGGCATGTGCTGGCCGTGGCCGGCACGCACGGCAAGACCACCACCACCTCGATGCTGGCCTGGGTGCTGGAAGCCACCGGCCAAGCGCCCGGTTTCCTGGTCGGGGGCGTGCCGTTGAATTTCGATGTGTCGGCACGGCTGGGCTCGGGAAAGGGCTTCGTGATCGAAGCCGACGAGTACGACACCGCCTTCTTCGACAAGCGCAGCAAGTTCGTGCACTACCGGCCTCGCACGGCGATCCTCAACAACCTCGAGTTCGATCACGCCGACATCTTCGACGATCTTGCCGCCATCGAGCGCCAGTTCCACCATCTCGTGCGTACGGTGCCCGGCACCGGCCGGCTGGTGGTGAACGCTGCCGAAGAAAGCCTGCAGCGGGTGCTGGCACAAGGCTGCTGGAGCGAACTCGCGCGCTTTGGTACGGGCGGCGAATGGCAGGCCCGCGGCTCGCACGACGCCTTCGACGTGCTGCGCCAGGGCGAAGCAGTGGCCCGGGTCGAGTGGGAACTCTCGGGCCTGCACAACCAGATGAACGCGCTGGCCGCCATTGCGGCCGCCGAGCACGTGGGCGTGGCGCCGGCCGATGCGGCCCGCGCGCTCGGCAGTTTTCGAAACGTCCGCCGCCGGATGGAACTGCGCGGGACGGTCGAAGGCAGCGGCGGCGCGATCACCGTGTATGACGATTTCGCCCACCACCCCACCGCCATCCGCACCACGCTCGACGGTCTGCGCAAGAAGCTCGATGCCGCCGGCAAGCAAGGCGAGCGCATCCTTGCCGCCTTCGAGCCACGCAGCAACACGATGAAGCTGGGCGTCATGGCCGCGCAGCTGCCGTGGAGCCTGGAAGCGGCTGACCGGTCGTTCTGCCACACGGCCGGGCTCGACTGGGACGCCGCCGCGGCCCTCGCTCCCATGGGCGAGCGCGCGCAGGTGGCCGGCGCCATCGAGCCGCTGGTCGCGCAGATCGTTGCCGCGGCACGCCCCGGCGATCACATCGTCTGCATGAGCAACGGCGGCTTCGGCGGCGTGCACGACAAACTGCTTGCGGCACTCCGCGCCACCTCCTCGACATCATGACCGCCATGCGCGCGCGGGAACTGATCGAGAGCCTGAAGCTGCAGCCCCACCCCGAGGGGGGCTGGTACAGCGAGGTCTTCCGATCGGCGGCGAGCGTCGTGCCGACCGACGGCCGCGCGCCGCGCAGCGCGCTCACCAGCATCTACTTCCTGCTCGAGGCGGGCCAGCATTCGCGCTGGCACCGGGTGCTGTCGGACGAAGTCTGGGTGCACCTGGAAGGCGTGCCGCTGGCGCTCTGGACCTGCGACGCCGCCCTGCGCACCGCACCGGCCCATGTGCGCCTGGGCCCGGTCGACGCGCACGGCACGCGCCCCCAGCATGTGGTGCCGGCCGGCCAGTGGCAGGCCGCCCGCCCGATCCAGGGCCACGCCAGCGGCGACTACACGCTGGTCGCCTGCATGGTCGGGCCTGGCTTCGACTTCGCCGACTTTTCCCTGGTGCCGCCCGACAGCGATGAAGCCACCGCGATGCGCCACCACTGGCCCGAGCTGGCCGGGATGCTTTAGCCCCTGCGCTGCTTGACGGCCTGCGACAGGGTATCGAGCACCTGCACCGAGTCGTCCCAGCCGATGCATGCATCGGTGATGCTCTTGCCGTATTCGAGGCCCGAGAGCTGGTCCTTGCCCGGCGAGAACTTCTGGGCGCCGGCCTGCAGATGGCTTTCGACCATCACGCCGAAGACACGGTTCGAACCGCCGGCGATCTGGTTGGCGATGTCCTTGGCCACGTCGATCTGCTTCTGGTGCTGCTTGGAGCTGTTGGCGTGGCTGCAATCGACCATCAGCGAGGGCGGCAGCTTGGCGGCCTCGAGATCCTTGCAGGCAGCTTCGACACTCGCGGCGTCGTAGTTCGGCGCCTTGCCGCCGCGCAGGATCACGTGGCAGTCGCGATTGCCGTTGGTCTGCACGATCGCGACCTGGCCGTTCTTGTGCACCGACAGGAAGTGATGCCCGCGCGCCGCCGCCTGGATGGCGTCGGTCGCGATGCGGATGTTGCCGTCGGTGCCGTTCTTGAAGCCGATCGGTGCCGAGAGGCCCGAGGCCAGTTCGCGGTGCACCTGGCTTTCGGTGGTGCGCGCGCCGATGGCGCCCCAGGCGATCAGGTCGCCGATGTACTGCGGCGAGATCACGTCGAGAAACTCGCTGCCCGCCGGCAGGCCCAGCCGGTTGATGTCGATCAGCAGCTGGCGCGCGATGCGCAGGCCTTCGTCGATGCGGAAGCTCTCGTCCAGGTACGGATCGTTGATGAGGCCCTTCCAGCCGACCGTGGTGCGCGGCTTCTCGAAGTACACGCGCATCACGATCTCGAGCGTGCCGGCGTATTTTTCGCGCTCGACCTTCAGGCGGCGGGCGTATTCGAGCGCCGCGGCCGGGTCGTGGATCGAACAGGGGCCCATGACCACCAGCAGCCGGTCATCCTTGCCCGCCATGATGTTGTGGATGTTGCGGCGCGTGCCTTCGATCAGCGTTTCGACCGGCGTGCCGCGAATCGGAAAGAAGCGGATCAGATGTTCGGGAGGGGGCAGCACGTTGATGTCCTTGATGCGTTCGTCGTCGGTCTTGCTGGTTTTTTCGACGCTCGCATACCAGCTGTCGCTGGTCGGGGCAGTGTTCGTGCTCATGGTGTTTTCCTTGTGGGTGAAGATCGTCAGGGCATAAAAAAACCGCCGGGGCTCGAGGCGCCGGCGGTTTTGGGAGGGTGTTCGTTTGCTTTACGCGCTCGCCTCTCGTCCGCCGGAAACCGGGAACCAAAAGTAGGCAAAGAAATAAGCGCGGAGGGCGGACATGTGGGCGAAATGTAGCACGGAAAACAGAAAGCCAGGCAAGGGCCCGGCTCCGAAAGCTCAGCGGTACCCGGATTCGTTGGCGTTGTGGATGATCCAGATCAGGTTGCCGCCCGAGTAGTCACCCATGCCGCCACCCGCGAAAACCAGCCGGCCCTGGCCCTTGTAGGTCATCTCGTAGCGGTGGCGATCGCCGCCGAAATAGAACGGAATGAAGGCCTTGCCCGTCACATAGGCGCCCTGGTCGGTCGGCTGGCCGGCAATGTCGGTGACCTGCCTGGCGCTCATGCCGATCTGCAGCCGGTTGAACCTGCTGTTGCGCGTCGGGTTGCCGGTGATCTCGCCTTCGTAGCCGTTCAGGCCCTTGACGGTGCGGCCGCTGCCGGCTTCGACCTTGGAGGAATCGATCACGTTGCCCTGCGCATCCATCCCGGCCTTGGCGCCTGCGCGGGCCGGTGTCGCAGGGGCGGCAGCGGGCGCGGCTGCGGGTTGGCTGGTGCCCGAACCGCCGCGCGATGCGCAGCCGGCCGTTGCCAGCAATGCCACTGCGGCAGTCACGGCCCACAGAGCCGCAGACGAATTGATCCTGATCCTCATCGAATGCTCCTTGTTGTAAAAAAACGTAGGAGCGAAGCTTAGCAAGCTCTCAGGCCGTGCCGCCTACGGTCAAACCATCGATGCGCAAGGTGGGCTGGCCCACCCCGACCGGCACGCTCTGGCCTTCCTTGCCGCAGGTGCCCACGCCGGAATCGAGCGCCATGTCGTTGCCGATCATCGTCACGCGGGTGAGCGCGTCCGGGCCGTTGCCCACGATGGTCGCGCCCTTCACCGGGTACTGGATCTTTCCGTTCTCGACCCAGTAGGCTTCGCTCGCGGAGAACACGAACTTGCCGCTGGTGATGTCGACCTGCCCGCCGCCGAAGTTGGTGGCGTACAGGCCCTTCTTGATGCTCGCGACGATTTCCTTCGGGTCCTTGTCGCCGCCCAGCATGTAGGTGTTGGTCATGCGCGGCATCGGCACGTGGGCGTAGCTTTCGCGGCGGCCGTTGCCCGTGGGCTTGACCTTCATGAGGCGCGCGTTGAGCGAATCCTGGATGTAGCCCTTGAGGATGCCGTCCTCGATGAGCACGTTGCGTTGGCTCGCGTTGCCCTCGTCGTCGACATTGAGCGACCCGCGGCGGTCGGCAATGGTGCCGTCGTCGAGCACGGTCACGCCCTTGGCCGCCACGCGCTGGCCGATGCGGCCCGAGAACGCGCTCGAGCCCTTGCGGTTGAAGTCGCCCTCGAGGCCATGGCCGATGGCCTCGTGCAGCAGGATGCCGGGCCAGCCGGAACCGAGCACCACCGTCATTTCGCCGGCCGGGGCCGGCCGGGCATCGAGGTTGGTCAGTGCGGCCTTCACGGCCTGGTCGACGTATTCGGCGATCTGCTCGTCGTTGAAGTAGGCCAGCCCGAAACGCCCGCCACCGCCGCCCGAGCCGACTTCGCGCCGGCCGTTCTGCTCGGCAATCACGGTGACCGACAGGCGCACCAGCGGACGCACGTCGGCCGCCAGCGTGCCGTCGGCGCGCGCCACCAGCACCACGTCGTACTCGCTCGCGAGGCCCGCCATGACCTGCGCCACGCGCGGATCGCGCGAACGGGCGAGCTTTTCGACCTTTTCGAGCAGCTTGACCTTGGCCGTGCTGTCGAGCGTTGAAATGGGGTCGATGCCGCTGTAGAGCGACCGGCTCGACGCGATCTTGCGCGTGGCCGTCTTCACCCGGCCGGTGCGGCCCGCGGAAGAAATCGACCGCACGGTGCGCGCGGCATCGAGCAGCGACGCCTCGGAAATGTCGTCCGAATAGGCGAAGGCGGTTTTCTCACCGCTGACCGCACGCACGCCGACGCCCTGGTCGATGCTGAAACTGCCGGTCTTGACGATGCCCTCTTCGAGGCTCCAGCCTTCGCTGCGCGTGTACTGGAAGTACAGGTCGGCGTCGTCCACCTTGTGCGCAGTGATCTCGGCCAGGGCCTTGCCCAGGTGCGATTCGTCGAGGCCGAACGGCGTGAGAAGGAGCTGTTGCGCCGTGGCGAGGCGCTCGATGGTGGGTTCGCGAGAGATCATGAAGGGGATTATTGCTCGCCCCCACGCTTTGCGTACTGCGCTAGTTCTGGGCGAGCTTGCGGGCCCTGGCTATGGACATCAGGATCCCCAGGCCCAGCCCCAGCGTGACCATGGCGGTGCCACCGTAGCTGATGAACGGCAGCGGCACGCCCACCACGGGCAGGATGCCGCTCACCATGCCCATGTTGACGAAGGCATAGGTGAAGAAAATCATCGTCACCGCCCCCGCCAGGAGCCGCGAGAACAGCGTGGTGGCATTGGCCGCGATGGCCAGCCCGCGGAAGATCAGCAGGATGAAGGCCGCGATCAGCGCCAGGTTGCCCACGAGGCCGAATTCCTCGGAGTACGCCGCAAAGATGAAGTCGGTGGTGCGCTCGGGAATGAATTCGAGGTGCGTCTGCGTGCCCTGCATGAAGCCCTTGCCGCCCACACCGCCCGAGCCGATGGCGATCATCCCCTGGATGATGTGGAAGCCCTTGCCGAGCGGGTCCTTGCTCGGGTCGAGCAGCGTGCAGATGCGCTGCTTCTGGTAGTCGTGCAGCACGCGCCAGTCGACGCCGTCGGCGCACAGCTGCGACTCGAAGCCCACGATCAGCGTCACGGCAATGGCGCCGATCACCACCGGGGGAACGATCAGCTTCCACGACAGCCCGGCGAAAAAGATGACCGCCATGCCGGCCGCGAGCACCAAGAGCGAGGTGCCCAGGTCGGGCTGCTTCATGATGAGCCCCACCGGCACCGCCAGCAGCACCGTGGCCACCACGAAATCGAGCGGCCGCAACTGGCCTTCCCGGCGCTGGAACCACCAGGCCAGCATCAGCGGCATCGCGATCTTGAGGATCTCGCTGGGCTGGATCACCACGCCGACGTTGATCCAGCGGGTGGCGCCCTTCTTGGTGATGCCGAAGAGCGCCACCGCCACCAGCAGCGCCACCCCGGTGGCATAGAGCGGCACCGCGAAGATCATCAGCCGCTGCGGCGGCACCTGCGCCACCACGAACATGATGAAGCCGGCCAGCAGCATGTTGCGGCCATGGTCGGCAAAGCGCGAGCCATGGTCATAGCCCGACGAATACATGGTGAGCAGCCCGGCAAAGGCCAGCAGCAGGACTGCAAAGGCCAGAAAGCCGTCGAAGCCCTGGAAAATGGGCGCGATGCGGCGCGCCAGGGAGGGCTGATTGAACACGGCGGACATGGAGGCGGATTATCCGCGCCCCGCGAGGCACGTCAGCCGAAATCGAGCCGAACGACCGTGCGCCCCGGTCGGCTTTCAAGCGCCAGCCGGGCGCCGAGCGTGGCGGCGCGCTCCGAAAGCGCCCTGGGCACCCGCGATGTGTCGAAGCCCCGTCCATCGTCGACCACGCGCAGCTGCACGGCGCCGGCCAGGTTTTCGGCCTCGATCCGGAGCGTCTTCGCGTGGGCGTGTTGCAGCACATTGGAGATGGCCTCGAACAGCAGGAACTGCAATTGCCGCATGCCCTGCGCGTCGAGCCGCTTCACCGCGGGCACCTCGTCCACCGCCCACTCGAATGCGATGCCGGAGGCCGCCAGTCGCGGCTCCAGCCGGTAGCGCAATGCCGCCAGCAGGGCGCCAACGTCGCCGGGCGGCAAATGGATCGAATCGATCGACAGCTTGAGCTTGTCGAGCGAATCGCGCAGCGTGCGCAGCAGTTCATCGGAGCTCGCCTGGCCCGATTGCAGTTGCCGGATCGCCGAGCTGATGTGCGAACCCACGCCGTCGTGCATGTCGCGCAGGATGCGTTCGCGCTCGTGGGTGCGCGCCTGGTCGCGCGCCACCTGCTCCAGCGCCGCGAAGGTGGACGCGAGTTCGCGCTCGCGCTGCGCCACGCGCTCGGCCAGGGTCGCGACCCAGCCACGCGCCTCGACGCTCGCGGCATGGAAGCGCCGCAACACGATCAAGAGCAGCGCAATGCCGAAGAAGACCGACGAATACCGCACCCAGGTGGTCTCGCCGTAGGCATCGCTCAGGCGGATCACGAGCCAGTCGCGGGTGCCGAAGCCCAGTGTCGCCAGCGCAGCGGCCGCCACCAGCAGGCGCCCCGCGTTCGGCCGCCTGACCGTCGCCACCGCAAAAGCGCCGACGAACAGCGTGACGAGCACGATTTCCAGCGCGAGCCAGCCGGTGAGCCAATAGGGCTGCTCACGGTGCAGCGCCATGGCACTCGACGCGAAGGTTCCTGCCACCACGGCGGCCATCGGCCAGCGCAGCCAGCGCATGCGCGGGTTGCCGTCCCAGCCGGCCAGGTGGTAGCAGAACATCATGGCGGACGCGGCCCAGCCCGCATAGCAGGTGGCCATCAGCACGCCCCAAGGGCCCCAGGGAAGAGGCGGCTCGGCAATCACGCCGTCGGCCACCCGCAAGGCCCAGCAGAACTCGGCCAGCGCCGCCCAGAAATAGATACCGTCGCGCCGCCGCCATCCGACCGCACCGGCATCCACCTGCGTGAGCCACAAGGCCAGTGCGATGCCCCCGACGATGAGGCTGAAGGCGGTCAGCAACACCGAGCCGGTAAAACGCCAGGCATAGGCGCTCTCGAAGAGGTCGGTGCGCACCGGCGTCGCGGGCCCGATGGTCACGCGCGAAAGCCCGGCGCGGCGGGCGCTGTCGGCGCGGATGCGAATCTGCAGGCGGTTGTCGCCCGCCTTCAGCAAGTGCCCCGGCACCGGCACATAGATGGGCGCTTTGGCATAGTCGGCGCCGTTGCCCCGGGCCAGGTCTCCAAAAGCCTGCAGCAAGGCGTCGTTGAGCCGCACCTCGAGGACGTTGCCGGCGCGGGGTATGAAGATGCCCCAGGGCGTCGAGGGCTCGGTCGCCAGCGCGAAAGGCAGCTCGAAATCCGCAAGACCCGGGCGTCCGGCGTGCCGGCGATCCCAGTGGTAGGACAACTCGACGGGCGCCTGGTGCGTGACGCCGTCGATGGTGGTGGTGACAGTGCCGCGCCGCAGTTCGATCGGGCTTTCCGCCGGCGCAGCCGCTGCGGCACGCGCCGCGGCCAGCAGCGCCAGCGCAAGTCCCATGGCGAAAAGGGCCCGTGCCGGGCCTCCGAACATGCGCCCGGCCACGTGGTTCAGCCTGGGTGGGACAGCAGGCCGAGGCGCGTGGCTTCGAACACGGCCTCGCTCTTGGAATGCACCGCCAGCTTGCCGTAGAGATTCTTGATGTGCGTCTGCACCGTGTGAACGCTCAGCCCCTTGAGACGCGCAATTTCCGCATAGGAGAACCCGCGCGCAATCAGCGTGAGCACTTCGTGCTCGCGAGCCGAGAGCAGGCTGGGCGCCGCGGTGCCGGCGGCAGCCTCGGGGGCGGCCACGGCGGCGGGGGTGCCCGCCAGCTGCAGGCTGCGGTACTTGGCGAGCACCCGCCGCGCGATCATGGGCGAGATGGGCGATGCACCGGCCTTCATCTCGACGATGGTTTGCGCAATGTCCTCGGGCGCGGCGTCCTTGTGGATATAGCCGACGGCACCGGCCTCGATGCTGGAGAGCACGTTTTCCTCATCGCCGAAGACGGAGATCACCAGCGGCTCGCAGCCGGGAAAGCGCGCCACGGCCTCGCGGATCACGTCCAGTCCGCTGCCGTCGGGCATGCCGAGGTCGACCAGCAGCACGTCGGGGATGGTGGTGGTCTGGGCCAGCCAGCTCAATGCCTCCTGCACCGTGCCTGCGCTTCCCAGCCAGAACAGGTGCGGGCTGCGCTGCACGCTGGCCTCGAAGAAGGCGCGCGCGCGGCTGTCGTCCTCGACGACGAGCACGCCCCAACGGCGTGTCATTCCCGCATCCAGAGCCTCGATGTTCATGGGCGTGAGCATAAGCCTCGGCGAAAGGTCGCACGGCCGCGCAGCCTCCCGTTTTCATGGGATGCCCCGCCCTCTGCGGGCCGCGAAACTGATGCTGGCTTGCCACTCCTGCGGCCCGACTGAGCCTGCCGCAGGTGCAAGTTGAATACTTTTGATTTCTAGAAGACAGGCCCCAAGCAGATTGAGCAAAGAAAATCCCCGCGCTTCGGAGGCCACAGTGGTACACCGACACCTTCCTGCAAGAAGCCCGCGTCCCGGAGAACTGGGCTCCGGGGGGCGCCTTGCGCCCATGGACCTCATGCAAAATTACCCGCCTCCTTCACCGAAGGAGTCGAGTCGACCGCACCACTTTCAGTCTCCACCACGCATGGACCCGCAAACCACTCATCTGTTGTACCTGCACGGATTCCGCTCCTCGCCCCGTTCGACCAAGGCGCGGCTGATGGCGCAGCGCGTGGCGCGGGAGCATCCCGATCTGCAGTGGTGGTGCCCGCAATTGCCTCCTTCTCCACGCGAAGCCATCGACATGATCATGAAGGGCATCGCAGACTGGCCGCGCAAGTCGATGGCGGTGGTGGGCTCCTCGCTCGGAGGCTTCTATGCCACCTACGTGGCAGGCATGACGCGATGCCGCACCGTGCTGCTCAACCCGGCGGTACATCCGGCGCGCGACCTCGCGCTCTACATCGGCGACCAGACGACGTGGCAAGACCCGGCCGAGCATTTCTATTTTCGGCCCGAGTACATCCAGGAGCTGCGCACCATGGAAGTCGGCGCGCTCACACGCCCCGAGCGCGTGCTGGCCATCATCGCCAAGGGCGACGAGGCGCTCGACTGGCACGAAACCTCGGCGCGCTACCCCGACAGCAACATCAAGCTGCTCGAGGGAGGCGACCATGCGCTGTCCGATTTCGAGGAAAACCACCTCGACGACGTGATGGCGTTCATCAACCCCATCTGAAGTCCGGACGAGACACCGCGGAAGCGGGCAAGCCTGGGGGCGTACCAAGTCTGGGACAATCCGGGCATGTTTGTATTGTTTGAAGAAGCCGGCAAGTACCTCGGCGGCCGCGTGCTGTCGGAGGCCGAAGCATCGGCGCAGGTCGAGCTCGACACCGGCAAGCGCGTCAAGGTCAAGGGCGCCAACATCGTCCTGCGTTTCGAGAAGCCGGCGCCGGCCGAGCTGATCGCCGAAGCGCGCGCCCTCGCTGCCGCGATGGACCTCGACCTGGCCTGGGAATTTGCGCCGGAGGGAGAGTTCGGCTACGGCGAGCTTGCATCCGACTATTTCAGCGACAAGCCTGCACTCGCGCAGCAGGCCG
Protein-coding regions in this window:
- the mpl gene encoding UDP-N-acetylmuramate:L-alanyl-gamma-D-glutamyl-meso-diaminopimelate ligase is translated as MHIHILGICGTFMGGLAALAREAGHRVTGCDAGVYPPMSDQLRSLGIDLIEGFAADQLALSPDMFVVGNVVSRARLPDGTPKFPLMEAILDAGKPYTSGPQWLAEQVLQGRHVLAVAGTHGKTTTTSMLAWVLEATGQAPGFLVGGVPLNFDVSARLGSGKGFVIEADEYDTAFFDKRSKFVHYRPRTAILNNLEFDHADIFDDLAAIERQFHHLVRTVPGTGRLVVNAAEESLQRVLAQGCWSELARFGTGGEWQARGSHDAFDVLRQGEAVARVEWELSGLHNQMNALAAIAAAEHVGVAPADAARALGSFRNVRRRMELRGTVEGSGGAITVYDDFAHHPTAIRTTLDGLRKKLDAAGKQGERILAAFEPRSNTMKLGVMAAQLPWSLEAADRSFCHTAGLDWDAAAALAPMGERAQVAGAIEPLVAQIVAAARPGDHIVCMSNGGFGGVHDKLLAALRATSSTS
- a CDS encoding cupin domain-containing protein — protein: MTAMRARELIESLKLQPHPEGGWYSEVFRSAASVVPTDGRAPRSALTSIYFLLEAGQHSRWHRVLSDEVWVHLEGVPLALWTCDAALRTAPAHVRLGPVDAHGTRPQHVVPAGQWQAARPIQGHASGDYTLVACMVGPGFDFADFSLVPPDSDEATAMRHHWPELAGML
- a CDS encoding YqiA/YcfP family alpha/beta fold hydrolase; amino-acid sequence: MDPQTTHLLYLHGFRSSPRSTKARLMAQRVAREHPDLQWWCPQLPPSPREAIDMIMKGIADWPRKSMAVVGSSLGGFYATYVAGMTRCRTVLLNPAVHPARDLALYIGDQTTWQDPAEHFYFRPEYIQELRTMEVGALTRPERVLAIIAKGDEALDWHETSARYPDSNIKLLEGGDHALSDFEENHLDDVMAFINPI
- the rodA gene encoding rod shape-determining protein RodA; this translates as MSAVFNQPSLARRIAPIFQGFDGFLAFAVLLLAFAGLLTMYSSGYDHGSRFADHGRNMLLAGFIMFVVAQVPPQRLMIFAVPLYATGVALLVAVALFGITKKGATRWINVGVVIQPSEILKIAMPLMLAWWFQRREGQLRPLDFVVATVLLAVPVGLIMKQPDLGTSLLVLAAGMAVIFFAGLSWKLIVPPVVIGAIAVTLIVGFESQLCADGVDWRVLHDYQKQRICTLLDPSKDPLGKGFHIIQGMIAIGSGGVGGKGFMQGTQTHLEFIPERTTDFIFAAYSEEFGLVGNLALIAAFILLIFRGLAIAANATTLFSRLLAGAVTMIFFTYAFVNMGMVSGILPVVGVPLPFISYGGTAMVTLGLGLGILMSIARARKLAQN
- a CDS encoding sensor histidine kinase, whose protein sequence is MGLALALLAAARAAAAAPAESPIELRRGTVTTTIDGVTHQAPVELSYHWDRRHAGRPGLADFELPFALATEPSTPWGIFIPRAGNVLEVRLNDALLQAFGDLARGNGADYAKAPIYVPVPGHLLKAGDNRLQIRIRADSARRAGLSRVTIGPATPVRTDLFESAYAWRFTGSVLLTAFSLIVGGIALALWLTQVDAGAVGWRRRDGIYFWAALAEFCWALRVADGVIAEPPLPWGPWGVLMATCYAGWAASAMMFCYHLAGWDGNPRMRWLRWPMAAVVAGTFASSAMALHREQPYWLTGWLALEIVLVTLFVGAFAVATVRRPNAGRLLVAAAALATLGFGTRDWLVIRLSDAYGETTWVRYSSVFFGIALLLIVLRRFHAASVEARGWVATLAERVAQRERELASTFAALEQVARDQARTHERERILRDMHDGVGSHISSAIRQLQSGQASSDELLRTLRDSLDKLKLSIDSIHLPPGDVGALLAALRYRLEPRLAASGIAFEWAVDEVPAVKRLDAQGMRQLQFLLFEAISNVLQHAHAKTLRIEAENLAGAVQLRVVDDGRGFDTSRVPRALSERAATLGARLALESRPGRTVVRLDFG
- the tldD gene encoding metalloprotease TldD → MISREPTIERLATAQQLLLTPFGLDESHLGKALAEITAHKVDDADLYFQYTRSEGWSLEEGIVKTGSFSIDQGVGVRAVSGEKTAFAYSDDISEASLLDAARTVRSISSAGRTGRVKTATRKIASSRSLYSGIDPISTLDSTAKVKLLEKVEKLARSRDPRVAQVMAGLASEYDVVLVARADGTLAADVRPLVRLSVTVIAEQNGRREVGSGGGGGRFGLAYFNDEQIAEYVDQAVKAALTNLDARPAPAGEMTVVLGSGWPGILLHEAIGHGLEGDFNRKGSSAFSGRIGQRVAAKGVTVLDDGTIADRRGSLNVDDEGNASQRNVLIEDGILKGYIQDSLNARLMKVKPTGNGRRESYAHVPMPRMTNTYMLGGDKDPKEIVASIKKGLYATNFGGGQVDITSGKFVFSASEAYWVENGKIQYPVKGATIVGNGPDALTRVTMIGNDMALDSGVGTCGKEGQSVPVGVGQPTLRIDGLTVGGTA
- a CDS encoding TlpA family protein disulfide reductase, whose protein sequence is MISSPTRRRLLYGGVAVAAAAAGLGGAWWRERGSGAKGEALDAAFWTQRFERPEGGELVFADLRGKPLLLNFWATWCPPCVEEMPMIDRFFRENGANGWQVVGLAIDQPSAVRKFLQKTPVSYPTGLAGLQGTELVKSLGNTGGGLPFTLVLSGAGTVAARKMGKLEPADLDAWRRELVHG
- a CDS encoding 3-deoxy-7-phosphoheptulonate synthase; its protein translation is MSTNTAPTSDSWYASVEKTSKTDDERIKDINVLPPPEHLIRFFPIRGTPVETLIEGTRRNIHNIMAGKDDRLLVVMGPCSIHDPAAALEYARRLKVEREKYAGTLEIVMRVYFEKPRTTVGWKGLINDPYLDESFRIDEGLRIARQLLIDINRLGLPAGSEFLDVISPQYIGDLIAWGAIGARTTESQVHRELASGLSAPIGFKNGTDGNIRIATDAIQAAARGHHFLSVHKNGQVAIVQTNGNRDCHVILRGGKAPNYDAASVEAACKDLEAAKLPPSLMVDCSHANSSKQHQKQIDVAKDIANQIAGGSNRVFGVMVESHLQAGAQKFSPGKDQLSGLEYGKSITDACIGWDDSVQVLDTLSQAVKQRRG
- a CDS encoding response regulator, which produces MLTPMNIEALDAGMTRRWGVLVVEDDSRARAFFEASVQRSPHLFWLGSAGTVQEALSWLAQTTTIPDVLLVDLGMPDGSGLDVIREAVARFPGCEPLVISVFGDEENVLSSIEAGAVGYIHKDAAPEDIAQTIVEMKAGASPISPMIARRVLAKYRSLQLAGTPAAVAAPEAAAGTAAPSLLSAREHEVLTLIARGFSYAEIARLKGLSVHTVQTHIKNLYGKLAVHSKSEAVFEATRLGLLSHPG